The sequence below is a genomic window from Brevibacillus laterosporus.
GCTTTCCAACTAGAAGCTGTTTCTTTTCGCGGAATCAATTGATAGACAATACCTTGACGTCCTTCCTGACCATAGGGAACATGAGGAGCAACTGGATGCTCGCCGATTGTATATGTAATTCCGTGTAGATGAAGTTCTTCTTCTACTCTCGGCTGAAATACCATGAGGGCTTCCTCTCTTTCTTACCTATAAAATGTTCTTCCAAAGACCTACCTTGATTTTTTCGTATGTAAACTCTCATAGGGAAAAGGACCAGGCTATCTTTCCCACCTAGTCCTTCTTTCCTTGTCTAGCTTTATTAAGAGTCCGCTTGACGGAACTTCGTCGCGATTGCGTGTAACTCATGTGAAATACTTTCAAGCAATAGCACAAAACTAGTCATTTGCCTGTTCGCTTCTTGAAATTCATGGAAGAATTTTTGTTTAGTCATCCCGTCCCATTGCCCTTCCATCTGGTGGATTTGTTGGTTGAGACGATCAATAACCTGTTGACTTTGTTCTCTGCTTTGCTGAAATTGATTTGCTACTTCATCTACTTGATCAGGTGAAATTAAAATGCGTGACATGTTCTTATTCCCCCCAAGTCGTTCACATTCTCTTTTGTCTTATTGTAGCCTAGAGTATTTTTACAAACAATTCCCATTTTTTGAGTATGTACAACTAGAAAGAATCACCTAGATTTACTAGTAAACACACAGGACTTTTGTCCAAAACATCACCTGTAAGTGATTTTGTCATCTATCGTTATACCCATAAGTGTGCTCCTGCAACCATTTTTGATTGATAGATAGAAGCAAATTCTGTAGAGATCGCTCCCCTCCAAAAGGTAGGGCTGCTTTAACACGTTGATAACGTCTTTTAGCAAAGTAGCCTTGACCCGATGGCAACATTTTGTTGAAGGTAGCATGTGGGTATTGACTCGATTCAGTCGATGGAATCTTAAATAAGGACAGATCATTTACGTCAATACTGCCAAATAAAAAGCCCGTTTGCATATTTTTAATCTCTGATAACCAATCATTACTGCTATAAGGAAAATCAGATGGTACCCCAGAGATGATTACATATAGATCACGGTCGCGTCCTTTTCGAACCAGCTGTGCTAATTGATCTTTTACCTGATAATCTGTTATCTGCTTAAAAAACAAATCTGCATCATCAATAACCAACAAAAGAGCTGGCTCCTTACCAATTGGCTGTTCCAATTCCTCAGCAGTTTGTGACGATTTAACCTGTTCGGATTGTTTCTCTTTCCACATCTGATCAGAAATCTGTTGCTCTCCCGTAGGTTGTTGATTTTTTAGATACTCATCGTGCTTCTGACGCATTTTTATTTTAGTACTCAAGGTAGTAAGCAAATCCCCAAGCTGACTCTCTACAGTCGCTACACCTTTTACATGCGGTAAACCACCTAAAGAGGTCAAAGCTATGGGACCGCGCCGAAAGTCAATAAAGAAAATTTCCAAGTCTTGCGGAGAAACCCTATGACATAGAGATAGCACCCATGTAAGCAAAAAGGAGGTTTTTCCCCCTTCCATAGGACTACCTACCACAAAATATGGTCCTTCTCTCAAATCTACTTCAAAGGTAGTTAAATCATCCAC
It includes:
- a CDS encoding WXG100 family type VII secretion target, with product MSRILISPDQVDEVANQFQQSREQSQQVIDRLNQQIHQMEGQWDGMTKQKFFHEFQEANRQMTSFVLLLESISHELHAIATKFRQADS